Sequence from the Eleutherodactylus coqui strain aEleCoq1 chromosome 13, aEleCoq1.hap1, whole genome shotgun sequence genome:
GGAGGACTGACTGCCATTGAAACGGGTAGCGGGAGGTCAGGTGAGCTGCTTATGTCTTTCCATCACAGAAGCTTTAACACGGCattccctggataacccctttatatCCAATATCTGGATATACAGTGCAGGAACATATTCAGTAGAATTGCCCCTTCCCTAATTGTGACTTTGCTTTCTCATCATAGATGCATCTATTCCTATTGTCCTCGGTGCTCCTGGGAGCTCTACTAGTAGATGCCGCACCTACTGCAGATGAGATCACTTACCTTCCTGGGCTGAAGAAGCAGCCATCTTTCCGACAGTTCTCCGGCTACTTGAATGTACCTGGAGGAAAGCACCTCCACTACTGGTGAGTATCAAGCCCTGTCACATTGGAGGACCACTACTATGGAGGCAGTCACTAACTTGGGGATGTTCTCACAGCCAAAaaccaatggatttcagggaagatcTGCGTCAaatctattttatttatttatttttttttatgttggtttgctgcagaatccattaACTAAGGATTTACATCCATGTGAAAGGTAGACCTCCGTCATCCCTATGCACTTCTGTATCTCCAGGTTTGTTGAGTCTCAGAAGGATCCCAGCTCTAGTCCCCTGGTCCTGTGGCTGAACGGAGGTCCTGGCTGTAGCTCCCTGGATGGACTGTTGACCGAACATGGTCCCTTCCTGGTACGTCATTGCCTGCAGATGTATTGGAACTCTGTAGTATCCCATCACTAATTCATGACCCTTCTCTGTAGATCCAGCCCGATGGAGCGACACTAGAATACAATGACTTCTCCTGGAACAAGGTGACTATGGGATGTCCATGGGATGTTGGTTTTCTTCATGCTCCTCTTGGCACTTTTGGGTGTGATACAACTCTTCTCATTTGCAGATTGCGAATGTCCTGTATCTGGAGGCGCCAGCTGGTGTGGGCTTCTCCTATTCTGATGACAAGGACTATAAGACCAATGATACGGCGGTAAGAACCTGCTGCACCAGTGGGCTTCTCACAGAAACTACTGGTTTCTACTTCTGTAACACAAGCTTCCTTTTTTATATATGGTTGGACTGACTAGATTATCTTCTTGGCCTCTCGTTTGCTGTGATACTGAGTGCTTTTCTTAAGTCGGAACATGAAGTGCAACAGAAAAAAGTTCAGATCTCTGTAGAATCCCCAACAAAGCCTTAGAGCACTTAGCAACTCTGTTCTAGGCAGCATACCGCTAAGAGTGCATTTACGTGGGCGAGTGCCATATCTGTCTGAGAAACTTAGACTGGCATTGCACTTGCAAACATATAAACTTTAATTTAAGCTTATGCAAACGCAAAGTATCTTGTGAGAAACTCATCCCTGCACTTGCAATTTTTCATGTTTGTGGAAAGCACCCATTATTTCTTATGTAAAATCACCGCCTGTCGGATGAGTGATACAATTTTGCACCCATAGGGAAGAGTGGGTGATGTTTAAATAGAGAACAGTCACATATATGTAAATAAAGCCATTTAAAATGggttatttttctgtgcattttgcaCCACACAGAAactgcctgtgtaaatgcaccgtAAAGGTCACCTCTTCCCATGTAGACAACTCTGCTCACCTCTAGTCAGTTTACTAGGTCACAGAATGATCTGCCATATTTGGCACATGATCACAGTGGTTAATCCCTGGCCTCTGGTTACTTCAGTAAACCTAGTAtgacacacattacacactgaggaaTTTCTGAGACACAACCTCTTGGAGGGTCTTCAAGGTTGCACATTGTCCTTCCCTGTGTAAAAGACTCACATGAACAGTCTATGGAAAGCAGGCTGTTATTGTTGCATTCACTCCAAGCCATaagaggataaaaaaaacaagtgaTACACCTGTAGTAAGACTGGGGACATGCTGATCTCAGCAGCTGTCCTACACCTTGTAGTACTACAATCTTGTGCTCTGATCTCCATCAGATCTGCCGTAGTACAATTACGTCCTTTAACATGCGATGACTGTCGTTTAAATAACTGCATGAGTGATATCCCTACTAAGGTTGTTGGCGCTTGTGCGGAGACCGCCGCTGGATtgtgggcttctcgctcagtgctttacCTTCTATATGCAGCTGGGAGTGTCTACGTGGAATGAGAAGCATGCGATTCAGTGATTGGTTTTGTGCTGACAGTCAGTAATAAAGAATAGTGCATTTACACTAGGTGATCATCGCTGAATTTCATTTGCTTgtatgaattttgagtgattcttcccatgtaaatggccctttaaactgttagtggagctaccccccccccccccaaccttatCACTTGTTCTAGAGATGGTATTGTAATCAACTACACCATGCTTATCAGTTATGCCACCAATTTACCCCCACTAGTAAATAATACATGGAGATatgctgtgtagtattgagtgggcatgtCTAAGCTACCAATCCTCTGAGAGGGGACCTGCACTTGTGTGCATTCATGAGACCAACTGATCAGTGCTTGGAATGCTCTCAAGTCAGAACCTTTAACATGGGAGaggctgcaaaccaagtatgaggctttctaatggCCCATTTCCAaactatgcccaacactcatcccagtgatgctcccTCCTGTACCGTTACACATGGGCAAGTACGCTCAAAAGTGAACGATCACGGTTTGCACTGAACGGCatgctaagtttttttttttttctgaacagtTCTTGTTTAGTCACTGAGTGCATTTAAATGGGACGACTACCGTTCACGTTTTCGTGGGAGTGTGGGAATCTCGTCAACGCTGAACAATAATAATCTCCTGCTAAAGGGACGTTAATGCATAGGAGAACTTGATGCAAAATGTATGCAGGGTCATAGTAATGTGTTTCCATagccttaagggtgcattcagacgaccgtatatcggccgggttttcacgtccagccgatatacgtcgtctctctctgcaggggggggggatggaagagccacgagcagtgctctgagctcccgccccctctctgcctgcactattttcaatgaggagaggcgggacggggctctATTTCTcgacacttagccccgcccctgcctcgcctcctttcattgcaaatagtgcagagggggtggagagggggcaggagctcagttcctgctcctggctcttccatttcccccgcccctgcagacaaggataccgtttatcggctgggcgtgaaaaccgagccgatatacggtcgtctgaatgcaccctaaggctcagTTTTCTCCTAATCTTGAGATTCCCAACTGTCATGTTTTTGTAGTCATTTTCCAGAAACTGCTGACTCTTTATGTTCTTCCCCTGATTCATACCTCCCCTCTGCTTCACAGGTTGCCCATAATAACTTTCTGGCATTGAAGGAATTTTACCGGCTCTTCCCAGAATATAGTAAGAATGGCCTTTACATCACAGGAGAGAGCTACGGGGGAGTCTATGTCCCATCACTGGCTGTGGAGGTTTCCCAAGACTCCAGCATAAATCTTAAAGTAAGACTTGTCCCCTCTATTAGGACTTGTACTCTAGTCTGTCTGCAGGGATCTGGTATCTGTAAAGGCTGCATTATAGTATCCTTACTGTAATCTAGACCTAACCTATGCATAGGTGTGGTGCAggcttggcagaaagcacatGGGGTTTTCTTCccatggaaaacccccttaaatgTCTGCCctgtgtcattaaccccttaatgtcctGTGCATTTTGTGTctgtatggaggaggatcaggaaCTGACTATGTCAATGCTGATTATTTCTCACAGCTGATGCTGTGATCGGCGTAAATGCTGATggtggctgttaaccctgtaaatgtcgctgtttctgacagcagcattaagTTTAATCCCTCCCTTCctagatttaaaaaacaaagtgATATAGCTATCATTTTGttatctgtaaggcctcatgtccacggggaaaattaggcccgccgtggattcttcatgcagaatcccacagggGGTCCCTCTTTTCCcacggacataaggcctaaaaaagaattacttacctgtccggacgctgcggatctgccctccgtcgtggccggatcttctttcttcggcccggcggatgtgctctgcACGCCAGCAGCGTTCCACGCGCATGTGCCatgcactttttaaaatatttttttatttttattttttattcctgctCTCCCATGCTCCCGCGCTGGAgtgcaggaattcagctgcgggtgtgcctcggatccggacggcttcaatagaagcctgcggaagacccacactaaaatggagcatgctgtgggtgttttcccacacacgcaatccgcgcctcagggaaaaatgacatccacaggtatttaaatacctgcaggtTTCCAATACCTCCCTATTGGGTGTGGAACACGCGTGTGGGTGACCCACTGTGGGTCTgtccccgttgacatgaggcccaatggtccaatctatcaaagtaaactGCATTTAGCCTGCGCCGTGAACATCATGCAGAAGGTAAAATACAACTCAGGAATAGCCTTGGCCACcctgtccaagaaaaaaaaaactttaaaaagcaaTGAAAAGGGCAtgtatatgtactccaaaagggCACCGATAAACACAAAACGTACCACAAAAACCCCTTGCATAACTGTTGGAAGGAATGGTTATGGCAGCTGaaagttgtttaaaaaaatttttttttagtacagcggaaaaaaactttctaacacTTAGAATTAAAGTTGTTCTTTTTAAGGCAGTGAAATCTGGGAAATTCTTGTGATGTCATGCTTCAGGGACTTTTTTGAAGGTGTGTAGGTGGGGAACGCATGCCTTTCGGTTTGCATGTGTTCTCCAGTTCCAGTATACATGAAGACTAGCTGATATGctcagcttcgcccgagttaatttggttacAGGTGTTTACTGTTCGTACTGAAGTCCTGGTCAGTTCAGAGGAACCAATGAATAATACATGTATAAACAGacgagtgttagattctcctcaggctacatgtactgatgtccctctgcagaatgtgccacccctcacaCATCACCTTTACCTGTAAAGATAAAGCCCTTTTCTAAATTCAGATTTACCCCCAGActtgaggttgcagccccttcttggccttaaaggcatgctccatccctgcagtccatggcctctTCCTTATGtagtttacagcctttcagtatatgcacacagaggtcagttagattctcctcagtatgcagaTGCCTTCACTAGGTTTTATGGTTTGAGAAAAGAACGGTCATGTGGCGTGGATTTTCACGCTTAGAACTGAGTATTGcagatttacttttcctatttaggacttaagtATTGTAATACCAAATTTCATggttgtacaacatcgggaagttagagaattagattaggtacataacctTGGTgggtcatttacttttgcacttagaattgaataatcaagttgtgagccctttactagtgcaaaagtaagtgaaaatgggttttctcatGTATCTTGTTTCTAGGGAATTGCTGTTGGCAATGGACTGAGTAGCTACGAGACGAATGACAATTCCCTGGTTTTCTTTGCTTACTACCATGGAATCCTCGGCAGTGCGTAAGTGAAGAATCTTTCCTTGTTCCCATGATGCAGCGCTTCCTTAGCAGCAGTCGTGGTTGACTCCACTTGTAATGGACAGCCTTTCACTTCTAACCTTCAGGTTATtttgtctctggatggcaaaTGGATAGTGACTATATAAAAACATGAGTATTTGTTTGAACATTCCAATGAgacttatataaaaaaaaaaattcacgataatcattcggtctaaatGCAAGCGGACAACGAATGAGAATTCACTTCTCACTTGTCCCTATTATGCAAGTATAATCCTTCTTGGTTCGTTGACTCTTCCAGTTTAAGCACTGatcagttaggctgggttcacatggagcggatttgctgtgaaaattccgtccggaatttcgccacaGAAAATCCGCTTgcagctgctaatcccgggattagccggccatgtggatgagatttctcagaaatctcatccacacgggatggcaaattcGCCGTGGCAAAGCCAGCACTGCAGCGCagattagccggccgcagcatgcttattctttttcttcctccactGCGGCAGCGGAAGAGcgtgcggccgggccgcttcaaaacccacagctaagTGCCGGGGGAtttgaagcagcggaagtcttgcggtttttcgctgcggccaaaccgtgtgatttccgccgggattccgctgtgtgggaacccaggcttagTGTCTCACACTTGCTTATGTGAAATGCTGATTAATTCTCATTGTACAAGTCAACTATTAATCTGCCTGCataacaggctgcacgagagcgaatgacctagcgatgacatcactggctCATTCGCTTGTGCGAACGAGAATCTTCAGTATTAAAGGAGCTTAATTGTTCGCTGAACTCCATTAACTATCAGCTCTAACCTCCTGCTATGCAGTAAGGAGAGACGGGCAGCTGCTAGACTTGTGCCAATCTGCTATAGCATTAAACCACTAAGTGAAGATTGATTATCTTATTACAATGGCATCTGAGGTGGGATATACTGGTTCATGTGGAAGGATCTAAGTGACGTTGCCCAGTGGATAAATTGATGGCTAGAGGACTGGATTGGAGCATCCGCAAAACGGCAGGTCTTGTGGATTGTTCCTAGTATAGTTAGTACATACTAAAAGGGGTTCAAAAAAAGACAACTGGTGGCAAAGTCATTGATGTGCCTCAAGAGCAAAGGCTAGCTTGTTTGGTCTGTAGGATCTGCTAGAAAAGTCACTTGGAGGTCCCACTTTACAGCTTACAGGACTCTGAAGATGACCTATGGTATCTGACACCAAGATGTTAAAGGATCTGCTTCTGAGGTCTTGTAGAGTCAATGCCTCGAAAGGCCAAAGCTAGACTCGTGGCAAAAGGGGTCCTACACACTAGATGGGTGGCTCATTGGAGTATCTCTGGAGGGCAGGCTATACTCATGGCATCACCTGTAGTTCAATTGTCTGGACCATCTATACTTGTGCACGGCTATAACTGAAGGCTGTAGATGTTTTACAACTTCTCTCTGTTCTGTTTCTTGCAGTCTTTGGACAGAACTGCAGAAATTCTGCTGTAAAGAGGGAACTTGCCAGTTCCACAACAGCCCTGACACGGAGTGCTCCCTGCGGGTAAGCGTCTGCTTCCTTCTGGGTATGGAAGGACCGTCGAGGAAGCGCCATTAGTTTAATCTCGTTAAACGTCTTGCTATATACATATAACCAGTgttgtgcatgtttgtatgtatGCAGGTACAAGAGGCCATGCATGATGTATACAGCACTGGACTAAACATCTATAACCTGTATGAGAACTGTGCTGGGGGAGCGCCTGGTGAGATCCGGTATGCAGTATTCCTTTTCCTGCAATACACTTAAAATGACCACTTCAAAATTCTGCATAACTGTACATTTTTAGTAGGTTTATATTTATACAAATCAGACTTCCAAGTCTGGACAGTAAAGGGATGGGTCGCTGTCCCTCCCTTAAACACTTGAatgtgttttaaaaaataaagtaaggacatggcctattttgggcttcaggACACAACGATTTctggcagattttttttatttttattttttg
This genomic interval carries:
- the LOC136588069 gene encoding lysosomal protective protein-like, which codes for MHLFLLSSVLLGALLVDAAPTADEITYLPGLKKQPSFRQFSGYLNVPGGKHLHYWFVESQKDPSSSPLVLWLNGGPGCSSLDGLLTEHGPFLIQPDGATLEYNDFSWNKIANVLYLEAPAGVGFSYSDDKDYKTNDTAVAHNNFLALKEFYRLFPEYSKNGLYITGESYGGVYVPSLAVEVSQDSSINLKGIAVGNGLSSYETNDNSLVFFAYYHGILGSALWTELQKFCCKEGTCQFHNSPDTECSLRVQEAMHDVYSTGLNIYNLYENCAGGAPGEIRDKGDHIAVYYPGFISPKMHVHFEKKLVLLANIEKPVKMDPPCMNSTASSDYLNDLFVRKALHISPEVNRWDVCSFDVYRYYGRVYETMKDHYLKLLSTLKYHILVYNGDVDLACNFLGDEWFVDSLQQKLKVQRRPWLFTDGDQQQIGGFVKEFNNLTFLTIKGAGHMVPTDKPSPAFVVFSRFINNEPF